In one Shinella zoogloeoides genomic region, the following are encoded:
- a CDS encoding propionyl-CoA synthetase, with translation MLKSYAEIYRAWKDDPGGHWAELSRAIDWFTEPTQIFDGGQGVYGRWFPDAAGNTCHNCVDRHVAAGRGEQAALIYDSPVTGRKARYSYAELLAQVNAMAAVLADHGVGKGDRVILYMPMIPEAVFAMLACARIGAIHSVVFGGFAASELAARIDDCAAKLVVTASCGVEPSRVVAYKPLLDGAIALARHKPEHCLVLQRPELAADLTEGRDVDLGPALAAARGRTVPCVPLAATDPLYILYTSGTTGQPKGVIRDNGGHMVALAWTMRALYGVEPGEVYWAASDIGWVVGHSYIVYAPLLNGSTTVLYEGKPVGTPDAGAFWRVVEEYNVSVLFTAPTAFRAIRKEDPEGALVKRHDLSSLRALFLAGERADPDTIRWAESVLGVPVIDHWWQTETGWAIVGNPIGLGQLPVKHGSPTVPMPGYELHVLDDAGHEVAPGTLGNIALKLPLPPGCLTTFWNADERFRAACLSEFPGYYKTADAGYVDEDGYVFVMARTDDIINVAGHRLSTGGMEEVCASHPDVAECAVIGIADAVKGQVPAGFLVLKSGVSRESSLVEQEVMGLVRERIGPVAAFKTAICVKRLPKTRSGKILRGTMQKIADGEAWKMPATIDDPAILDEIAAALAGRRIG, from the coding sequence ATGCTGAAGAGCTATGCCGAGATCTATCGTGCCTGGAAGGACGATCCGGGCGGCCACTGGGCCGAGCTTTCCAGGGCGATCGACTGGTTTACGGAACCGACGCAGATTTTCGACGGCGGACAGGGCGTCTACGGGCGCTGGTTTCCGGATGCGGCCGGCAATACCTGCCACAACTGCGTCGACCGGCATGTGGCGGCCGGGCGGGGCGAGCAGGCCGCGCTGATCTATGACAGTCCCGTAACCGGTCGGAAGGCGCGCTACAGCTATGCCGAGCTGCTGGCGCAGGTGAACGCGATGGCGGCGGTGCTGGCCGATCATGGCGTCGGCAAGGGCGACCGCGTCATCCTCTACATGCCGATGATTCCCGAAGCGGTCTTCGCCATGCTGGCCTGCGCGCGCATCGGCGCCATTCACTCGGTGGTCTTCGGCGGGTTTGCCGCGAGCGAACTGGCGGCGCGGATAGACGATTGCGCGGCCAAGCTCGTCGTCACGGCAAGCTGCGGCGTGGAGCCCAGCCGGGTGGTCGCCTACAAGCCGCTTCTCGACGGAGCGATCGCCCTTGCCCGCCACAAGCCGGAGCACTGCCTCGTCCTGCAGCGGCCCGAGCTGGCGGCGGACCTCACGGAGGGCCGCGATGTCGATCTCGGGCCGGCGCTGGCGGCGGCGCGTGGGCGCACGGTGCCGTGCGTCCCGCTCGCCGCGACCGATCCGCTCTATATCCTCTATACATCGGGCACGACCGGCCAGCCGAAGGGCGTGATCCGCGACAATGGCGGCCACATGGTCGCCCTCGCCTGGACGATGCGGGCGCTCTACGGGGTCGAACCGGGTGAGGTCTACTGGGCGGCGTCGGATATCGGCTGGGTGGTCGGCCATTCCTATATTGTCTATGCGCCGCTTCTGAACGGCAGCACGACGGTGCTCTACGAGGGCAAGCCGGTCGGCACGCCGGATGCGGGCGCCTTCTGGCGGGTCGTCGAGGAATACAACGTCTCGGTGCTCTTCACCGCGCCGACGGCCTTCCGGGCCATCCGCAAGGAGGACCCCGAGGGCGCGCTCGTCAAACGCCATGACCTTTCGAGCCTGCGCGCGCTGTTCCTGGCCGGCGAACGCGCGGATCCGGACACGATCCGCTGGGCGGAGAGCGTGCTCGGCGTGCCCGTCATCGATCACTGGTGGCAGACCGAGACGGGCTGGGCGATCGTCGGTAATCCGATCGGTCTCGGACAGCTTCCGGTGAAACACGGCTCGCCCACCGTGCCCATGCCGGGCTACGAGCTGCACGTGCTTGATGATGCCGGCCATGAAGTGGCGCCTGGCACGCTCGGCAACATCGCCCTGAAACTGCCCCTGCCCCCGGGCTGCCTGACGACCTTCTGGAATGCCGACGAGCGGTTCCGCGCGGCCTGTCTTTCGGAGTTTCCCGGTTACTACAAGACGGCCGATGCCGGCTATGTCGACGAGGACGGATACGTCTTCGTCATGGCGCGCACGGACGACATCATCAATGTCGCCGGCCACCGGCTTTCGACGGGCGGCATGGAGGAGGTCTGCGCCAGCCATCCGGACGTTGCCGAATGCGCGGTGATCGGCATTGCCGATGCGGTCAAGGGCCAAGTGCCGGCCGGCTTCCTCGTTCTCAAGAGCGGTGTTTCACGTGAATCATCGCTCGTGGAGCAGGAGGTCATGGGGCTCGTGCGCGAGCGCATCGGGCCCGTCGCGGCGTTCAAGACGGCGATCTGCGTGAAGCGCCTGCCGAAGACCCGCTCCGGCAAGATCCTGCGTGGCACAATGCAGAAGATCGCCGACGGCGAGGCGTGGAAGATGCCGGCGACGATCGACGATCCCGCCATTCTCGACGAGATCGCGGCCGCGCTGGCAGGGCGCCGGATCGGCTGA
- a CDS encoding YggS family pyridoxal phosphate-dependent enzyme has translation MELQDRLEDVRNRMRKAAAEAGRRPESVSLVAVSKTFGAEEIRPAIAAGQRVFGENRVQEAQGKWPGLRAETAGIELHLIGPLQSNKAAEAVALFDVIETVDREKIARAIAAEMARQGRALRLYVQVNTGLEPQKAGIAPDDTVAFVSLCRNELGLVIEGLMCIPPADENPGPHFALLAKLAERCNLDKLSMGMSGDYEAAIGLGATSVRVGSAIFGSR, from the coding sequence ATGGAGCTGCAGGACCGTCTCGAAGACGTTCGCAACCGGATGCGCAAGGCGGCCGCCGAAGCCGGCCGGCGGCCCGAATCGGTGAGCCTCGTCGCGGTGTCCAAGACCTTCGGCGCGGAGGAGATCCGCCCGGCGATCGCGGCCGGCCAGCGTGTCTTCGGTGAAAACCGCGTGCAGGAAGCGCAGGGCAAGTGGCCCGGGCTCCGTGCGGAGACGGCGGGCATCGAGCTGCACCTAATCGGCCCGCTGCAATCCAACAAGGCGGCGGAAGCCGTCGCGCTGTTCGACGTCATCGAGACCGTCGACCGGGAGAAGATCGCCCGGGCGATCGCCGCCGAGATGGCGCGGCAGGGCCGTGCGCTGCGGCTCTATGTCCAGGTCAATACCGGGCTGGAGCCGCAGAAGGCCGGGATCGCGCCGGATGATACGGTCGCCTTCGTCTCCCTCTGCCGCAACGAACTCGGCCTCGTCATCGAGGGATTGATGTGCATTCCGCCGGCGGACGAAAATCCCGGACCGCATTTCGCGCTGCTCGCCAAGCTCGCCGAGCGCTGCAACCTCGATAAGCTCTCGATGGGCATGTCCGGCGATTACGAGGCCGCCATCGGCCTCGGTGCGACCAGCGTGCGCGTCGGATCGGCGATCTTCGGTTCGCGCTGA
- the leuS gene encoding leucine--tRNA ligase, which translates to MATERYNPRDAEPRWQAKWNDENVFLTDNDDPREKYYVLEMFPYPSGRIHMGHVRNYAMGDVVARYKRARGFNVLHPMGWDAFGMPAENAAMQNKVHPKGWTYENIATMRKQLKSMGLSLDWSREFATCDVEYYQRQQHLFLDFLEKGLVYRKQSKVNWDPVDHTVLANEQVIDGRGWRSGALVEQRELTQWFFRITDFSQDLLDSLETLDQWPEKVRLMQKNWIGRSEGMLVRWEVSSGAELTSEKDITVYTTRPDTLFGASFLAISADHPLAREVSAKNPEIMAFCEECRRAGTSLAALETAEKKGLDTGIRVRHPFDPSWELPVYVANFVLMDYGTGAIFGCPSGDQRDLDFARKYDLPVVPVVMPGDGDAATFAIGDEAYVGDGVMINSRFLDGLGTEEAFEEVAKRLTAAMLGNAPVGERKVNFRLRDWGISRQRYWGCPIPVIHCDGCGVVPVPKADLPVKLPDDVTFDKPGNPLDRHPTWRHVACPQCGKDARRETDTMDTFVDSSWYFARFTAPWENDPTDPAAANAWLPVDQYIGGIEHAILHLLYSRFFTRAMQVAGHVDLKEPFKGLFTQGMVVHETYSRAVDGKREWVTPAEIRIEEADGKRRATHLESGEEIAIGSIEKMSKSKKNVVDPDDIIASYGADTARFFVLSDSPPDRDVIWSEAGVEGAHRFVQRVWRLVAEAAPVLKAAESRPGSEGEALAVSQAAHRTLKAVQADYDKLAFNKAVARIYEFVNALAAPLTAAAAGKASPELASALREAVAILIRIVAPMTPHLSEECWREIGGEGLVAMSGWPAYDDRLVAENEITLPVQINGKKRADLTIARDADQSAVEQAVLALEAVQAALAGQSPRKIIVVPQRIVNVVV; encoded by the coding sequence ATGGCCACCGAACGTTACAATCCGCGCGATGCCGAGCCCCGCTGGCAGGCAAAATGGAACGACGAGAACGTCTTTCTGACCGACAACGATGACCCGCGCGAAAAGTACTACGTGCTTGAGATGTTCCCCTATCCGTCGGGCCGCATCCATATGGGCCATGTGCGCAACTACGCCATGGGCGACGTGGTAGCGCGCTACAAGCGCGCACGCGGCTTCAACGTGCTGCATCCGATGGGCTGGGACGCCTTCGGCATGCCGGCCGAGAACGCCGCCATGCAGAACAAGGTCCACCCGAAGGGCTGGACCTACGAGAACATCGCCACGATGCGCAAGCAGCTCAAATCCATGGGCCTGTCGCTCGACTGGTCGCGTGAATTCGCCACCTGCGATGTCGAATATTACCAGCGCCAGCAGCACCTCTTCCTCGACTTCCTGGAAAAGGGCCTCGTCTACCGCAAGCAGTCCAAGGTGAACTGGGACCCGGTCGACCACACGGTTCTCGCCAACGAGCAGGTCATCGACGGCCGCGGCTGGCGCTCGGGCGCGCTGGTCGAGCAGCGCGAGCTGACACAATGGTTCTTCCGCATCACCGATTTCAGCCAGGATCTGCTCGATTCGCTGGAGACGCTCGACCAGTGGCCGGAAAAGGTCCGGCTGATGCAGAAGAACTGGATCGGCCGCTCGGAAGGCATGCTGGTGCGCTGGGAGGTTTCCAGCGGCGCGGAGCTGACGAGCGAGAAGGACATCACGGTCTACACGACTCGTCCCGACACGCTGTTCGGCGCGTCGTTCCTCGCCATTTCCGCGGACCATCCGCTGGCACGGGAAGTCTCGGCGAAGAACCCCGAGATCATGGCGTTCTGTGAGGAATGCCGCCGTGCCGGCACCTCGCTCGCCGCGCTTGAGACCGCCGAGAAGAAGGGTCTGGACACCGGTATCCGCGTCCGTCATCCCTTCGATCCGAGCTGGGAACTGCCTGTTTATGTCGCCAACTTCGTGCTGATGGATTACGGTACGGGCGCCATCTTCGGCTGCCCCTCCGGCGACCAGCGCGACCTCGATTTCGCCCGCAAGTACGACCTGCCAGTCGTACCCGTCGTCATGCCCGGGGATGGCGATGCCGCCACCTTCGCGATCGGCGACGAGGCCTATGTCGGCGACGGCGTGATGATCAATTCGCGCTTCCTCGACGGCCTCGGCACCGAGGAAGCCTTCGAGGAGGTGGCAAAGCGCCTTACCGCCGCCATGCTCGGCAACGCGCCGGTGGGCGAGCGCAAGGTGAATTTCCGCCTGCGCGACTGGGGTATTTCGCGCCAGCGCTACTGGGGCTGCCCGATCCCTGTCATCCATTGCGACGGTTGCGGCGTGGTTCCCGTGCCGAAGGCCGACCTGCCGGTCAAGCTGCCCGACGACGTGACCTTCGATAAGCCGGGCAACCCGCTCGACCGGCACCCGACCTGGCGCCACGTCGCCTGCCCGCAGTGCGGCAAGGACGCCCGCCGCGAGACGGACACGATGGACACTTTCGTCGATTCGTCCTGGTATTTCGCCCGCTTCACCGCGCCCTGGGAGAACGACCCAACCGATCCGGCCGCCGCCAACGCCTGGCTGCCGGTCGACCAATATATCGGCGGCATTGAGCATGCGATCCTGCATCTGCTCTATTCGCGCTTCTTCACCCGCGCCATGCAGGTGGCCGGCCATGTCGACCTGAAGGAACCCTTCAAGGGCCTCTTCACCCAGGGCATGGTCGTGCACGAAACCTATAGCCGCGCCGTCGACGGCAAGCGCGAATGGGTGACGCCCGCCGAGATCCGCATCGAGGAAGCGGACGGCAAGCGCCGCGCGACCCATCTCGAATCCGGCGAAGAAATCGCCATCGGCTCGATCGAGAAGATGTCGAAATCGAAGAAGAACGTCGTTGATCCCGACGATATCATCGCCTCCTACGGCGCCGATACCGCCCGCTTCTTCGTGCTCTCCGATTCGCCGCCGGACCGTGACGTCATCTGGTCGGAAGCCGGCGTCGAAGGCGCGCACCGCTTCGTCCAGCGCGTCTGGCGCCTCGTCGCGGAGGCCGCGCCTGTCCTGAAGGCCGCCGAAAGCCGCCCGGGCAGCGAGGGGGAAGCCCTCGCCGTCTCGCAGGCCGCCCACAGGACGCTAAAGGCCGTTCAGGCCGATTACGACAAGCTGGCCTTCAACAAGGCTGTGGCGCGCATCTACGAATTCGTCAACGCGCTCGCCGCGCCGCTGACGGCCGCCGCCGCCGGCAAGGCCTCGCCGGAATTGGCCTCGGCCCTACGCGAGGCCGTGGCCATCCTCATCCGCATCGTCGCCCCCATGACGCCGCACCTGTCGGAAGAATGCTGGCGCGAGATCGGCGGCGAGGGCCTCGTCGCCATGTCCGGCTGGCCGGCCTATGACGACCGGCTCGTCGCTGAAAACGAGATCACCCTGCCGGTGCAGATCAACGGCAAGAAACGCGCGGATTTGACAATCGCCCGCGACGCGGACCAGAGTGCGGTCGAACAGGCCGTGCTCGCGCTCGAGGCGGTCCAGGCCGCGCTTGCCGGCCAGAGTCCCAGGAAGATCATCGTCGTACCGCAGAGGATCGTGAATGTTGTTGTCTGA